The Erythrobacter sp. SDW2 region CGGCTCGCCGCAGAGCACCGATCAGTTGGTCTACGCGACCCCCGACCAGCCCGAGCTCAACCATATCGCCACTGTCAGCGACGATGGCCGCTGGGTGGTGGTGACCAGCTCCAGCGGGACCGATGACCGATATGAGGTCACGCTGATCGACCGCACCCGCGCCGATGCCCCGCCGCGGGTGATCGTGCCCGGATTCGACCACAACTATTCCTATGTCGGCAATGTCGGCAGCACTTTCTTCTTCACCACCAATGACGGTGCGCCGCTGCAGAAGGTGGTGAAGGTCGAAGTGACCGACGCGCCGGAACTGGTCTGGGCGACCGTCATCCCCGAAGCGAAGGAGAAGCTGGAGGGCGTCTCGCTGGTCGGCGGCAAGCTGGTCGCCAGCTATCTGGTCGATGCCAAAAGCAAGATCGCGGTCTACGGCCTCGATGGCAGCCCGGCGGGCGAAGTGGCGCTGCCCGGCATCGGCAGTGCCGGCGGCTTCGGCGGTTCGTCCGAGCAGTCCGAAACCTTCTATTACTTCTCCAGCTACAACCGCGCGGCGACGATCTACCGCTATGACGTCGCGACCGGCCAAAGCACGGTCTGGGCCGCGCCCGAAGTGGCCTTCGATCCCGACGATTTCGTCGTCGAGCAGAAGTTCTACGCTTCCAAGGACGGCACCCAGGTGCCCATGTTCGTCGTCCGCAGCAAGGCGGTGGCGGAAAGCGGTGAAGCGGTGCCGACGCTGCTCTACGGTTACGGCGGCTTCAACATCTCCATGACTCCCGGCTTCAGCCCCTCACGGCTGGCCTGGGTCGAGGCGGGCGGGGCCTATGTGGTCGCCAATATCCGCGGCGGCGGCGAATACGGCAAGGCCTGGCACGACGGCGGGCGGCTGCTCAACAAGCAGAATGTGTTCGACGATTTCATCGCGGCGGGCGAATTTCTGATCGCCGAGGGCATCACCGCCAAGGACGGGCTCGCCATCAATGGCGGCTCCAATGGTGGCCTGCTGGTGGGGGCAGTGGTTAACCAGCGGCCCGATCTGTTCGCGGCTGCCAGCCCGGCAGTCGGTGTGATGGACATGCTCCGCTTCGATCGCTTCACGGCCGGACGCTATTGGGTCGATGACTATGGCTATCCCGGCAAGGAAGAGGATTTCCGCAACCTGCTGGCCTACTCGCCCTATCACACGATCAAGGATGGCACGGACTATCCGGCGATCCTCGTCACCACCGCCGATACCGACGACCGTGTGGTCCCCGGTCACAGCTTCAAATACACGGCCGCCCTGCAGGCAGCAGACCTGGGCGACAAGCCGCAGCTGATCCGGATCGAGACCCGTGCCGGCCACGGCTCGGGCAAGCCGACCGACAAGGCGATCGAGGAAGCGGCCGATGTTCTGGCGTTCCTCGCCGCCTACACCGGGCTTGAAATCGACGAATAGAGCGGGATCGGCCATATTCAGGAAAGTAGGTACTTTTCTGAATATGGCCTGTAACGCCAGTTCAGCGTGATCTCACGGTCGAATCTCTAGACCCTCATCTGTCAGGGGCGCTCCCGCCCTGAAACACAGTGAGGACGAGTGACATGAAGACCGTTTCCAAAGCCCTGATCGGAACCGTCGCCGCAGGTGCGATGGCGGTTTCCGCTGCAACCCCCGCCATGGCCCGCGACCGCGACCGCGACGGCATCGATGCCGGTGACGTGATTGCCGGCGCCGTCGTCCTGGGAGGCATCGCTATCCTGGCCGGCGCGATCGGCAATGACCGTGACGATTATCGCTATCGTGACCGCTATCGTGATCGGGGCGACCGTTGGTACGGCCGTGGCAGCCCCCGAGCTGCCGTCGAACGCTGTGTCAATGCCGCCGAGCGCGATGCGCGCCGCGCAGGCTACCGTTTTGCCGATGTAACCCAGATCCGCGATGTCGACGATACCCGCTATGGCTGGCGCGTGAAGGGCAATCTGGTGGTCGATGGTGCACGCGGCTGGGGCGGTTACGATCGCTACGACCGTCGCGGTTACGACCGCTACGACCGTCGCGATTACGGGCGCTACGACCGGAGCGACCGCGGCAGCTTCAACTGCCGGATCGACCGCGGCCGGGTTGTCGATGTCGATTTCAACGGCATTCGCGGCCTGCGTTGAGGGCTTCTCGCTAGGGACGGCGGTTCAGGCTGGTGACAGTCTGGACCGTCTATCTCGTCGATCTTGGTGGGGCCTCGTTGCCTTTGACCGGGGGTAGTGGAATGACCAGTTTCCGTAGCTTCGCTGCGTCGGCGGCGCTCTTCTCGCTGGTGGCATCGCCGGCTGCCGCTGCCGAACTGTCGGCTTCCAGCCAGCGCAGCGCCTATGCGCAGAGCGCTTACGATCATGACCGGGATACTGCCGAACGACACCGCCGTTGGCGTGATCGCGATCGGGTTGATGCCGGGGATGTGATCGCCGGGGTGGCGATCATTGCCGGGATTGCGGCGATTGCCAGTGCGGTCGACAGCAGCAACAAGCGCGAGCGTGATCGTTACGAAGACCGGCGCGACACCGACTACCGCTATGACCGGCGCTACGACGAGCCGCGCCAGTATCAGTCGGGCAATCTCGACCAGGCGGTCAGTGCCTGCACCAGCGCTGTCGAGCGCGATGTGCGGGTCGACAGCGTGGATCAGGTCAGCCGCGTGGGCGAGGGCTGGGAAGTGCGCGGTCGCCTGTACAACGGCAGCGGCTTTACCTGTGCCGTCAGCGGTGACGGACGGATCGACCGGATCGACTATGGCGGCGGCTTCCAGGGCTCGTCCGATGGCTATGGCACGGAGGGATATCAGGCCGATACCTATGGTGACGGCGAGGCGGCCCCGGGTCAGTGGTCCGATGATGCCTACGCGCAAGCTCGTGCCGAGCAGGGCGGCGCCTATATAGCCCCGCCTGCTTCGGAGGATGCGCAGCCAGCCTATCCCGGCGGTCCCCTTCCCGGCGAGGAAATCGATGGCGATCTGGCCGGTTAGCCCTCCGCCTTCCCGCCATAGGCGGGGAGCGACAGATTGAACCGTATCGCGGCGCTGCGCAGGACCAATCCTGCCAGCGCTGCAATCGTCCAGACCACCGCGCGCGGACCTTCGAGCCAAGTCCCGAGCACGCAGAGGCTGGCCGAGAGGGCCGCAGCCGTGACGTAGAGTTCCGGCCGCATCAGGATCGACGGGCGGCCGGCGATAACATCGCGGATGATCCCGCCGACGGTGCCGGTGACGATCCCCATCAGGATCGCCGGGACCGGCGCGACGCCATAGGTCAGGGCCTTGGCGCTCCCGAGCACGGCATAGGCGGCCAGTCCGACCCCGTCGGCATAGTCGAGCAGCTTGCCTTCCCACCAGCGCGTCGGCGTGAGCCAGACCAGCAACGCAGTGCCCAGGCACACGGCAGCCACCCACGGATCGGTGATCCAGAACACCGGCGCGCCGATCAGCAGGTCGCGCACCGTGCCCCCGCCGACCCCGGTGACCAGAGCGAAAAAGACCACGGTGACGATGGTTTGCTTCTCCTTCGCCGCGATCAGCGCACCGGACAGCGCGAACACCGCCACCCCCAGCAGGTCGAGCCAGTCGAGCAGCGGGGTCAGGATGACCTCGGCACCGTCGATTGCCGGGTTCATGTCAAGCCGTCACCCGCGCCTTGCGGCGGCGGAACATCAGGATGCAACCCAGCGTCGCGCCGAGCACCGCCAGCGTCGAAAAGACGAGGACCCACGGGTTGGGGCCGGGCTCGCGGGTCTCCAAGTCCATCACATGCAGGCCGAACAGGAAATCGAAGAACCGCCACCAGCGGGTGCGCACGGCTTCGATCACGCCGGTTTGCCGGTTGACATAGATGCGGGTTCCGTCCTCCAACGTCACTTGCCAGACGTCGACAGGGCGGCGGAAGTCGAACGGAACTGCATCGGCATCGAAGCTTTGGACCGAAGCAACCCTGTCGCCACCCTTGATCCCCTCTCGCACGATCATCCGCGCTTCGACATCGGTGATCGGGGCGATTGCCTCACCTGCCGAGTTGTACCGCTCGATGCTATCGTCGGCATAGGTGATCGTGGTCACGACCTTGCCGCGCTCCATGGCGGTCGTCACCGATTTAACCGGGCGGGACGGATCATCGGGCAGGGCCACGGCGATATTGGTATCTGGCGGCAGCGCAGGCTCCTCCACCTCGATCCGCAAATGGTTGCCGCGCACTTCCTCGATCGGGGTGATGACCATCAGCAGGCCCGACACCAGCCACATCACCACCGGCACACCGACCAGCCAGCCCAGCCAGATATGCCAGCGGGCAAAGCGCTGCATCCATACTCCGCGTGCCATCAAACCTCCCGTCAGCCGTGGAGCAGTTGCCCTATGGCCCCGGCAGCGGCGATGCAATCATAGTCGCCCCAGCGCGGTCCCATTACCTGCATCCCGCACGGCAGGTTCCCGGTGCCACCGACGGGGACAACGGTCGAGGGCAGGTTGGGGAAGGTCGCGATCCCGGCCCAGGCCAGCGTATCGGCAAAGGCGCTGTCCCTGCCGTTGATGGTGATCCTCCGTTCCGCAATCGGCGTCGCATCGTGCGGATAGGCCAGCATCGCCAGCGGCGGGGCGAGCACGAAGTCGTAGTGCTCGAACAGCGCGGCCCAGGCATATTCGTTGCGCGCCTGTACATCGAGCAGCTGGTAGTAGTCCGCCAGCGCCATGGTCTTGCCGTCGGCAGACGGGCGCCCGCGCGCCATGGCGACATTGAGCAGGCGCAGGTATTCGGCATGCTGCTGCGCCAGATCGGGCAGCAGGTCGCTGCTGCGGTCGACAATGACCCCGGCACTGGAAAGCACCGCGAGGGCTGTTTCGATCGGGCCGCTCACCGCGACATCCACTTCGCTCACCGGATGCTCCGTCACCGCCAGCATCCGGCAGTCCTTCAGCGCCTTTCCCTTACGCCGCAGCGGGAAGGTTGCCGTCAGTTCCAGCAGTAGCGCGATATCTTCGGCTGTCCGTGCGAGCGGGCCGACGACCGACAGCGGGCCATCATGCACATCGTTGTGCCCCGCCAGCGGATGCGTATGACCGCGGCGGCTGACGAGGCCGAAGCTGGTCTTGTGGCCGTAGATGCCGTTGAAATGCGCCGGGTTGCGGATCGAGCTGCCGATGTCGCTGCCATATTCCAGCGGGACCATGCCGCTCGCCACCGCGACGGCACCGCCCCCTGACGAGCCGCCCGCGACGCGGCTGTGATCATGCGGATTGTTGGTCCGGCCATAGACCGGGTTGTTGCTTTGCAGGTCGGCAAGATCGGGCGGGACATTGGTCTTGCCGATGATGATCGCGCCCGCCGCCTTGAGCCGCTGGACGACGATCGAGTCCTGTCGTGCAATATGGTCCTTGAATTGCAGGTGCCCGAATGTCGTCGGCAGGCCGGCGATGTTGAAGCTTTCCTTGACCGTCATCGGCACGCCGAACAGCGGCTGGCTGTCCTTGATATCGAGCCCGTCCATGGCCTTGGCCATGGCGCGCGCACGGTCGAAATCCCGCACCACGACCGCGTTGAGCGGGCCGTCGAGCGCTTCGATCCGGGCAATCGCGGCATCGACCGCCTCGAGCGGTGACAGCGCACCCCCACGGATCTGCGCGGCGAGCGCGATGCCGCCCGGTTCACGGGTCAATTGCGGATAGGCCATGCTCTTCTCTCCCTCTCCCGCTTCCTGCCACGGGTGAGGGAAGGGCGCAATTACTCGCGCGTGGCGGGCATCTCCGCACCGTTCTGGAACAGCGTCAGGCCCGTAATCACTCCGCCTTCGTCGCGCTGGAAGCGGATCTTGGCATCGACCACCTTGAGGAAGAACACGTCCTCTTCCTCCTTGAACAGGGGGAACGCCTGTTGCCCGGTGGCCTGTGCAACGAGGCCGTTCTCGTCCTGAGTGATGGTGATCTTGAAAGTCGGGGCCAATGCATAGGTGCCCAGATATTCGCCAAGCGTATCGGGATCGGCTTCAACGGCCACCCGCTCGCTCGCCAGTTGCACCGCCCCGCCACGCGCGAGCGTCATCAGTCGTGCGCCGATGGTGTTGGCTGCCCCGCCGTTGAGATTGGCGAGCACCGCAACGGTGAGCTTGCGGTCGGGATCATAGCCGAGCCAGGCGTTGAATCCTTCGATGCCCCCCGAGTGCGAGTACATGGTGCCTTCGTCGCTCCGGGTCACCGCCACGCCGAGCGCGTATTTGCTGTTGTCGCCCATGTCGAATTCGGCCGGGGTGAGGTAGGCCGCGAGGCTCTCCGGCTTGAGCAGCTTGCCGCCGAATAGCCCCTGTTGCCATTTGAGCAGGTCGGCAGTGGTCGAATACATCGCCCCGGCGCCGCGCGGGATGCCCATGAAGACGTAATCGGCATTGGCGACGCCGTTCTCGGTCGGGGCATAGCCTGCCGCGCGCCGGGGCAGGATCGCAGCGCTGTGGTCGATTCCGCTATCGGCCATGCCCAGCGGATTGAGGATGCGTGAACGCAGGACATCCTCGTAGGCCTTGCCGCTCGCGGCCTCGACCACCTCGGTTAGCAGCAGGTAGCCCGAATTGGAGTAGTTCCACTTGCTCCCCGGCTCGAACTCGAGCGGCTCGCCGGCGAAACGGGCAATCATTTCCTCGGGCGTCTTGGGAAGGTATTTCTGGGTCTGGAAATCATCGAAACTGGTGACGTTGGGAATGCCCGAGGTGTGATGCAGCAGGTGGCGCACGGTGACCTTGTCCCAGCTTGCCGGACTGTCAGGCCAATAGGTCTTGATCGGGGCATCGAGCTCGACCTTGCCTTCCTCCGCCAGCAGCAGGATCAGCACGGCGGTGAACTGCTTGGTGACGGAGCCGATGCGGAACTTGGTATCGGTGGTGTTGTCGATATCCCACTCGATGTTGGCATCACCCACTGCCTTGTCGAGGATGATCTGGCCATCCTGCGCCACCAGCACCGTGCCCATGAAACTGCTCGCTTCCTCGGCGATGACCTGCTCCATTCGGCCAGTGTCCTGCGCATGCAACGCGGGTGAGGCACACAGCAGGGCGGCGGTGGCAAAGGCGCGAGTCAGCAAGGCGAGTCTCCCAGGTGAATTACTTGCATAATACACCGTGCAAGAGACGCGGCAAGCTACTTCGCGAAGAGGTTGGCCGGGTTGGCCATGGCCTTGATCTCCAGCGCATTGCCGCTGGGATCGCGGAAAAACATCGTCGCCTGCTCGCCCGGTTCGCCGGCGAAGCGGATGGTCGGCTCGATCACGAACTCGACGCCTGCGGCGGTCAGCCGGTCAGCCATAGCGCGCCAATCGTCCATGCCCAGCACCAGTCCGAAATGCGGCACAGGGACATCGTGTCCGTCGACCGGGTTGGAGGCGCGGTCGCCAGTCTCGGGGGCAAGGTGGGCGACTATCTGGTGGCCGTGGAAATCGAAATCGATCCACTCGTCGGACGAGCGCCCCTCGGGGCAACCCATCAGCCCGCCATAGAACTGCCGCGCGGCGGCAAGGTCATGCACCGGGAAGGCAAGGTGGAACGGCGGAATGCTCATACGTCGGTTCTCTCGATCAGTCCGAGGGCGAAGCCATAGCCGAGAATGGGCGCCGCGCCATAGCCGATCAACACGCTGGGATAGTTCGACAGGATCGCCATCAGCGAGAAGCCGAACAGCGATCCTGCCAGCGCGAACCGCGCATCGCGGCCGAGCTGAACAGCTTTCAGCATCAGCACAAACCCGGCCAAAAGTGTGGCAAACAGCACAAGTGCCAGCAGCGGTTGTGCCAAGGCTGCATCGACCAGCACCCGCTCGACAAAGGGCTGCGCGGGCAGCTCGCCCTTCAACGCCGCCATGATACTGGCGAGGAAGCCGACGATCACCACTCCGCCGACCTGCCAGTCGCGCATGGCGTCATGCAGGCCGACCGCTGCGCCGACGACAGCAAAGCCCAGCGCCGCATCGGGCTGGAACGAGGCAGCCAGCAGCGCCGCCAGCAGGATCGGCGCGGCATAGTCCTTTTCGCGCGCGGCCAGCACGGCGAGTGCAGGGAAGGCCAGCGCCCCGGCGTGGAGCATGAACGGCCCCAGCGGCAGCCAGCGGGCGATGCCGTTAAAATGCGGTCCTGTCATGAGCGGCACGAACAGCAGGGCCAGCAGGCCGACGATGAACACGCGTCTGGTAGTCACTGCATCGGGCATCCGCCCGAAGACTACCCACGGCAAAACCAGCCCGAGCGCCGCCGCATTGATCGCCAGATAACGCACGGGAGCGCCCATCCCCGCCATGCAGGCCAGCCCGGCCAGTACCGGCAAGGCGAGCGCCAGCAGCGCGGGGAGGTGGTCTTTCAGCGATGCCCCCCGTGTGCCCACGTGGGATCAGATGTGGATCGGCTTGCCCTGCACGCCCATCGCGGCTTCCTTGAGCGCCTCGGCATGGGTCGGGTGGGCGTGACAGGTGTAGGCGATGTCCTCGCTGGTCGCGCCGAACTCCATCGCCACGCAGGCCTCGGCGATCATCGTCCCAGCGACGCTGGCGATGGCCCAGACGCCGAGCACGCGGTCGGTCTCTGCGTCTGCGATCACCTTCACGAAGCCGTCGGGCTCGTGGTTGGTCTTGGCGCGGCTGTTGGCGGCCATGGGGAACTTGCTGACCTTGACCTTGGCCTTGTCGCCGCCCGCCTGCTCGATCGCCTGTTCGGTGGTCAGGCCGACCCCGGCGATTTCGGGCAGGGTGTAGACGACGCTGGGGATGACATCGTGGTTGACGATGCCGGTCTCGCCCGCGATCCACTCGGCCACGGCAATGCCTTCGTCCTCGGCCTTGTGGGCCAGCATCGGGCCGGGGATCACATCGCCGATCGCGCGCACACCGGCGACGCTGGTGCGGAATTCGTGATCGACCTCGATCTGGCCGCGCTGGTTAGTGGCGAGGCCGATGTTCTCGAGGCCAAGTCCGTCGGTATTGGGACGGCGCCCGATCGACACCAGCACGCAATCGGCCTCCAGTGTTTCGCTGGCACCGCCCGCGGCCGGTTCGAGGGTCAGCGTGGCCTTCTTGCCCTTGACGCTGACGCCGGTGACCTTGGTCGAGAGCCGGAATTCGATGCCCTGCTTCTTGAAGATGCGGTTCGCTTCCTTGCGCACATCGCCGTCCATGCCGGGCAGGATCTGGTCGAGGAATTCGACGCAGATCACCTCTGCGCCGAGCCGACGCCAGACCGAGCCGAGCTCCAGCCCGATCACGCCGCCGCCGATCACGACCATCTTCTTGGGTACGGCCTTGAGTTCCAGCGCACCGGTGGAATCGACCACCACGCCGGCAGCATTGTCGACCTCGACGCCCGGGAGCGGGGTGACCGAGGAACCGGTGGCAATGACCACTTCCCTGGCGGTCACAGTCTCGTCACCGACCTTGACCGTGTGCGCGTCGACGAAGCCGGCGTAACCCTTCTTCCAGTCAACCTTGTTCTTCTTGAACAGGAACTCGATGCCCTTGGTCAGCCCGTCGACCGCGTCGAGGCGCTGGCCGTGCATCTTTTCCAGGTTCAGCTTGGGCTTCACTTCGATGCCCATGCTTTCCATCGCGCCATTGGCGGCGGCGTCGTAGAATTCCGACGCGTGGAGCATCGCCTTGGAGGGGATGCAGCCGACGTTGAGACAGGTGCCGCCCAGCGTCGCGCGGCCTTCCGCGCAGGCCGTCTTCAGCCCCAGCTGCGCCGCACGGATCGCGGCGACATAGCCGCCCGGGCCGGCACCGATGACAAGGACGTCGTAATCGTAAGTTTGGTCAGCCACCGATTTCCTCCGCTGGCAAGGATTGGGTTGTGCCGGAGCCGAGCTTGGCCGCGCATTCGTTGACAATGCCTTCGATCCGCTCGCGGCTCACATCCTCGAGCGTCAGATCGGGATCGGCGACAAAGGTTTCCGCGCTGCATTCGCACACTTGCGCAACCTGCCCGGCGACGATGCCCGCTCCTTCGGCAACCTGCTGGCACTGGCTGGCGATGGCATTGCGCATTTCGCCTTCGACGGCGTCGCCGGCGATCTGTGTGGCAGCGTCGCAAGCCGTAAGGCTGCCGGCGGCTGCGAGGAGGAACAGGGTGCGGATCATCGAGTTGGGTTCCTTGTCTGCCATCAAAGGTCGATCAGCATCCGGGTCGGATCCTCGATCGCTTCCTTGATGATCTTGAGCGCGGTCACGGCTTCGCGGCCGTCGATCAGGCGGTGGTCGTAGCTGAGCGCGATATACATCATCGGGCGGATCACCACCTGGCCATCGCGGGCGACCGGGCGGTCCTCGATGCGGTGGAGGCCCAGCACCGCCGACTGCGGCGGGTTGATGATCGGGGTCGACATCAGACTGCCGAACACGCCGCCGTTGGAAATGGTGAAGGTGCCGCCCTTCATGTCGTCCATGGTCAGCGTGCCTTCCTTGGCGCGCTTGCCGAAGTCGGCGATATCCTTTTCGATTCTCGCAAAGCCCTTGGCCTGCGCATCGCGGATCACCGGCACGACGAGACCATTGGGGGCCGAAACCGCGACCGAGATATCGACGTAGTCGTGATATACGATCTCGTCGCCCTCGATATAGGCGTTGACCGCCGGGACATCCTTCAGCGCGAGGCAGGCGGCCTTGGCGAAGAAGCCCATGAAGCCGAGTCGCACATCGTGCTTCTTGGCGAACAGGTCCTTGTACTTGTCGCGCGCTTCGATCACCGCCGTCATGTCGACATCGTTGAAGGTGGTCAGCAGCGCGGCATTGTCCTGCGCGCCCTTGAGCCGCTTGGCGATGGTCTGGCGCATGCGGGTCATCTTGACGCGCTCTTCGCGGCGCTCGCCAGAGGTCGCCGAAGGCGTGGGTGCGGGTGTCGGCGACGGGGCGGGTACACTGGCAGAGGGAGCCGGAGCCGCCGTCTTGGCCTTGGCGGCGGCGAGCACGTCTTCCTTGGTCAGGCGGCCATCCTTGCCGGTGCCCTTGATCGTGGTCGGATCGACCCCGTGTTCCAGCACCGCACGGCGCACGGCGGGCGAGAGGGTGGTGGCATCGCCGCCTTCATCGTCCGATGGGGCGGGAGCAGTGGCGGGGGCAGGCGCAGGCGCTTCGCGCGGCCCGATCGGCGTCGCTTCGCCGGCACCGACGCCGTCCAGCACGGTTGCGATCACCGCCCCGACCTCGACCGTATCGCCGACCGCCGCCTTGAGCTCGCCGATGATCCCGGCCACGGGCGAGGGCACCTCGACTGCGACCTTGTCGGTTTCGAGGCTCGCGACGGGTTCGTCCACCGCCACGGCATCGCCGGGTTGTTTCAGCCATTCGCCGATGGTGCCTTCGGTGACCGATTCACCGAGCTGGGGGACCTTGATGTCGGTTGCCATGGATCAGGCCTTTTTCGTTGCGGAATCGGGGTTGGTGGTCGCGAGGCCCAGCGCGTCGGCGACCAGCGCCTCCTGCTGTTCCTGGTGCTTCCTGGCGAAGCCGGTGGCGGGCGAGGCCGAGGCATCGCGCCCGGCATAGCGCGGACGCATGCCGGCATGCCCCGCGTTGCCCAGCGCGCGCTCGATGTGTTCCTCGACGAAGAACCAGCTGCCGTTGTTGCGCGGTTCTTCCTGGCACCAGACCACCTCTTCGAGGCTCGTCATTCGCTTGAGCCGGACGGCCAGCGGTTCGCCGGGGAAAGGATAGAGCTGCTCGATCCGCACGACCGAGACATCCTCCAGCCCTGCCTCGTCGCGCTTCTGCATCAGGTCGTAGCCGACCTTGCCGCTGCACAGCACCAGCCGTTTGACCTTCTTGTCGTCGATCTCCTTGAGATCGGACTTGATGCGCATGAAGTGATGGTCGCCCATGAACTCGCTCGCCTCGCTCTTGGCCAGCGGATGACGTAGCAGGCTTTTGGGCGTCATGATCACCAGCGGCTTGCGGAACGAGCGCAGCATCTGGCGGCGCAGCACATGGAAATAGTTCGCCGGCGTGGTGATGTTGCAGACGCACATGTTGTCGTTCGCGCACAGCTGCAGGAAGCGCTCGAGCCGGGCCGAGCTGTGTTCCGGCCCCTGGCCTTCGTAGCCGTGCGGCAACAGCAGCACGAGGCCGTTCGCGCGCAGCCACTTGGCTTCGCCCGCGGCGATGAACTGGTCGATCATGATCTGCGCGCCATTGGCGAAGTCGCCGAACTGCGCTTCCCACAGCACCAGCGTCTTGGGATCGGCCATGGCAAAGCCGTATTCGAACCCGAGCACGCCATATTCCGACAGGGGGCTGTCATAGACCTCGAACTTGCCATGCGGCAGCTGGCACAGCGGAATGTATTTGGCTTCGCTGTTCTGATCGACCCAGACTGCGTGCCGCTGGCTGAAAGTGCCGCGACCCGAATCCTGACCTGACAGGCGTACGCCGTATCCTTCGGTCACGAGGCTGCCGAAAGCGAGCGCTTCCGCCGTGGCCCAGTCGAAGCCTTCGCCGCTGGCGAACATCTCGCGCTTGGCCTCGATCACGCGGCCCAGCGTCTTGTGGA contains the following coding sequences:
- the odhB gene encoding 2-oxoglutarate dehydrogenase complex dihydrolipoyllysine-residue succinyltransferase, which codes for MATDIKVPQLGESVTEGTIGEWLKQPGDAVAVDEPVASLETDKVAVEVPSPVAGIIGELKAAVGDTVEVGAVIATVLDGVGAGEATPIGPREAPAPAPATAPAPSDDEGGDATTLSPAVRRAVLEHGVDPTTIKGTGKDGRLTKEDVLAAAKAKTAAPAPSASVPAPSPTPAPTPSATSGERREERVKMTRMRQTIAKRLKGAQDNAALLTTFNDVDMTAVIEARDKYKDLFAKKHDVRLGFMGFFAKAACLALKDVPAVNAYIEGDEIVYHDYVDISVAVSAPNGLVVPVIRDAQAKGFARIEKDIADFGKRAKEGTLTMDDMKGGTFTISNGGVFGSLMSTPIINPPQSAVLGLHRIEDRPVARDGQVVIRPMMYIALSYDHRLIDGREAVTALKIIKEAIEDPTRMLIDL